In Chlamydia serpentis, the following are encoded in one genomic region:
- a CDS encoding leucyl aminopeptidase, which translates to MVLFHAQASGRNRVKADAVVLPFWHCKEAKNAASFETEFESFYLPTSGNFQGKRGEVEILYNSLKAKEKRILLLGLGKSEELTADSIFHIYAKLTRVLRKAKCTTVNIILPTISELRVSAEEFLTGLSSGILSLNYGYPRYNKVDRDIEPLLSQVTVFGIVPKIANSIFRKEEAIFEGVYLTRDLVNGNADEITPEKLAEISLKMGHKFPSIDAKVLRKDAIIKEKMGLLMAVAKGSCVDPCFIVLRYQGRPKSKDHTVLIGKGVTFDSGGLDLKPGKSMLTMKEDMAGGATVLGILSALAVLELPVNVTGIIPATENAIDGASYKMGDVYVGMSGLSVEIGSTDAEGRLILADAISYALKYCKPTRIIDFATLTGAIVVSLGEEVAGLFANNDVLAEDLLEASAGTSEPLWRMPLVKKYDKALHSDIADMKNIGNNRAGAITAALFLQKFLEESSVAWAHLDIAGTAYREKEEDHYPKYASGFGVRCILYYLDKFLSK; encoded by the coding sequence GTGGTCTTATTTCATGCCCAAGCTTCTGGGCGTAATCGTGTTAAGGCAGATGCTGTAGTCTTGCCTTTTTGGCATTGTAAGGAAGCAAAAAATGCCGCTTCTTTTGAGACTGAATTTGAGTCTTTCTATCTTCCTACCTCAGGAAATTTTCAAGGAAAGAGAGGGGAAGTTGAAATCCTCTATAACAGCCTGAAAGCTAAAGAAAAGCGCATTCTCCTATTGGGCCTAGGAAAAAGTGAAGAGTTAACTGCAGACTCTATTTTTCACATTTATGCTAAACTAACTCGAGTATTACGTAAGGCAAAATGTACTACAGTAAATATCATTTTACCTACAATTTCTGAGTTGCGAGTTTCTGCTGAAGAATTTTTAACAGGTTTGTCCTCAGGAATCCTATCTTTAAATTACGGTTATCCTCGTTATAACAAAGTAGATCGAGATATTGAACCTCTTCTTTCTCAAGTCACTGTTTTCGGAATTGTCCCCAAGATTGCTAACTCTATCTTTAGAAAAGAAGAGGCCATTTTCGAAGGAGTATATCTTACTCGAGATCTCGTCAATGGCAATGCTGATGAGATCACTCCTGAAAAATTAGCAGAAATTTCTCTGAAAATGGGACATAAATTCCCCAGTATTGACGCCAAGGTCTTGAGAAAAGACGCTATTATCAAGGAAAAAATGGGATTGCTTATGGCTGTTGCTAAGGGTTCTTGTGTAGACCCTTGTTTCATAGTCCTCCGTTATCAAGGGCGTCCTAAATCTAAAGATCATACTGTATTGATAGGAAAAGGAGTCACTTTTGATTCTGGAGGCTTAGACCTTAAGCCTGGGAAATCCATGCTTACTATGAAAGAAGATATGGCAGGAGGCGCTACAGTTTTAGGGATTCTCTCTGCATTAGCTGTTTTAGAGTTGCCTGTAAATGTTACAGGAATTATCCCCGCAACAGAAAATGCCATTGATGGTGCTTCTTACAAGATGGGGGATGTCTATGTAGGTATGTCGGGACTGTCTGTTGAGATCGGTAGTACTGATGCCGAGGGAAGACTTATTCTTGCTGATGCGATTTCTTACGCTTTAAAGTATTGTAAACCGACACGTATTATAGATTTCGCAACTCTAACAGGAGCTATAGTAGTTTCTCTAGGAGAAGAAGTTGCAGGCTTATTTGCTAATAATGATGTTTTGGCGGAAGATCTTTTAGAGGCATCTGCGGGGACTTCCGAACCTTTATGGAGAATGCCTCTGGTCAAAAAATATGATAAAGCGTTGCATTCTGATATTGCTGATATGAAAAATATCGGTAATAACCGTGCAGGAGCTATTACGGCTGCGTTATTCTTACAAAAATTTTTAGAAGAATCTTCTGTAGCTTGGGCTCATCTTGATATAGCAGGTACTGCGTATCGTGAAAAAGAAGAAGACCATTATCCAAAATATGCTTCAGGTTTTGGTGTTCGCTGTATCCTTTATTACTTAGATAAATTTCTTTCTAAATAA
- a CDS encoding single-stranded DNA-binding protein, with amino-acid sequence MMFGYFAGYLGADPEERMTSKGKRVVTLRLGVKTRVGMKDETIWCKCNIWHNRYDKMLPYLKKGSAIIVAGDISIESYMSKDGSPQSSLVISVDSVKFSPFGRNEGSRSQSLEEHQNQGSYESVSVGFEGEALDAEAIKDKDMYAGYGQEQQYVCEDVPF; translated from the coding sequence ATGATGTTTGGGTATTTTGCCGGTTACCTTGGAGCTGATCCTGAAGAACGAATGACGTCCAAGGGAAAGCGTGTTGTCACTCTGAGATTGGGAGTAAAGACTCGTGTTGGAATGAAGGACGAAACCATTTGGTGCAAGTGTAACATTTGGCATAACCGGTATGATAAAATGCTTCCCTATTTGAAGAAAGGGTCTGCAATTATTGTGGCTGGAGATATCTCTATAGAAAGCTATATGAGTAAAGACGGTTCACCACAATCTTCTTTAGTGATTAGTGTAGACTCTGTAAAGTTTAGTCCTTTTGGACGAAACGAGGGAAGCCGTTCTCAATCTTTGGAAGAACATCAAAATCAGGGATCATACGAATCTGTGTCCGTAGGGTTTGAAGGTGAAGCACTTGATGCAGAAGCTATCAAAGATAAAGATATGTATGCTGGTTATGGTCAGGAACAGCAATATGTCTGTGAGGATGTTCCTTTTTAA
- a CDS encoding type III secretion chaperone Slc1 codes for MSRQNAEENLKNFAKELKLPDVAFDQNNTCILFVDGEFSLHLTYEEHSDRLYVYAPLLDGLPDNIQRKLALYEKLLEGSMLGGQMAGGGVGVATKEQLILMHCVLDMKYAETNLLKAFAQLFIETVVKWRTVCADICAGREPSVDTMPQMPQASGGMQPPPTGIRA; via the coding sequence ATGTCCAGGCAAAATGCTGAGGAAAATCTAAAAAATTTTGCTAAAGAATTGAAACTGCCTGATGTAGCTTTTGATCAGAATAATACATGCATTTTATTTGTTGATGGTGAGTTTTCTTTACACCTTACTTATGAAGAGCATTCAGATCGTCTTTATGTCTATGCTCCTCTATTGGATGGGCTCCCCGATAATATTCAAAGAAAATTAGCCTTATATGAAAAGTTATTAGAAGGGTCTATGCTCGGCGGTCAGATGGCTGGGGGTGGAGTTGGTGTTGCTACTAAGGAACAGTTAATTCTAATGCACTGCGTTTTGGATATGAAATATGCTGAGACAAATTTATTAAAGGCATTTGCGCAGTTGTTTATTGAAACTGTTGTTAAATGGCGTACTGTTTGTGCAGATATTTGTGCTGGTAGAGAGCCTTCTGTGGATACAATGCCACAAATGCCTCAAGCTAGCGGTGGAATGCAACCCCCTCCTACCGGTATTCGTGCTTAA